Within Staphylococcus sp. NRL 16/872, the genomic segment GTATTATTTCAACCTGAAATACCTGCAAATACAGGAAATATAGCCCGTACTTGCGCTGGCACAAACACAAATCTACATCTAATTAAACCTTTAGGCTTTAGTACAGATGATAAAATGTTAAAACGTGCTGGATTAGATTATTGGGAACATGTAAATATAACATATCACGAAAGTATTGAAGACTTCTTTGAAGCGACTGACGGAGAATACTATCTTCTAACAAAATTTGGTAAGCAAATATATAGCGATTTTAATTTTAATAAACCAGACACTGATTTATTTTTTATTTTCGGAAGAGAAACGACAGGCTTACCTGATTGGGTTAAAGAAAAATATGCAGATACAGCGTTAAGAATTCCGATGAGTGACCATATTCGATCTTTAAATTTATCTAATACAGCAGCTTTATTAATTTATGAAGCACTTCGTCAGCAAAACTTTCCAGGCTTATCGTAATTAAAAATTAGAGCGAGAAGCTTGTTCATATTTAAATGCATTTATACAATAAAAAATGTTATATTTGTTAATGAATTATTATAACATTTTAAATTGGTTTGATTTACTTGTCATAAGGGTATCATATTATATAATACCGTTTTTTTAAGACAAATGAGATTCAAGAGGAGTGTAATAACAATGGCAATGAACTTTAAAGTATTTAATGATGTTGACCAAGTAGCACAATTCACAGCGGACATCATTAGAAAACAATTTAACAACAATCCTACAACTATTGCAGGGCTTCATTTAGAAAGAGAAACTGCACCTGTATTAGACGAATTAAAAAAAGATGTAGATCGTAATCCGGTTGATTTCAGTCAAGTTAACATTTTAGATTATGATGACAATCGTTCTTATTATGAAGCTTTAGGCGTACCATCTGGCCAAATTTATCCTATTAATTTAGATGATGATGCAACGTCTCTTATCGATGACAAAATAAAAACAAAAGAAAACAAAGGTAAGCTTATTTTACAAGTTACTTCTATTGATGAAAAAGGTAGCTTAAATGTAAATATAAGACAAGGCTTAATGAAAGCTCGCGAAGTAGTATTAGTGATTACAGGTGGACAAAAACGCGAATTTGTTAAAAAATTATATGAAGAAAATGGCAAATCAAGCTTCGAACCAGCAGATTTAAAAGTACACCGTATGGTAACTGTAGTATTAGATAGAGCTGCTGCAGAAGGTTTACCTGAAGATGTTAAAGAATACTTTACTGCTCATTTTGCATAAATCTATAAGTGAGGTTTAAATAATGTCTGATAAAAAAGAAACAGAATTGAATTATCATGAAGAAGAGAATGCAATGGTTCAAGACTTAGATGATTTAAAAGAATTAGGTAAAGAAATGGAGCAAATTTCTGAGAAAAATGATGAAGAAAAACTCAATCAATCACATGATTCAGATGTTCGCTCTGATTTAGATTAATCGTAAGTTAAAAAAGGTATATCTCTATAAACACATTATAAATAAAGTAAAGTAAGTTGAAGCGGGTTAAAGAAGTCATTTTAGTTGAATTGATTTCTGACTCGCTTTTTTAATTTGCGTAAAAGCAACACATTATCTATGATAAAATATAAATTAATAAAAAGATGAGGAGCAATATCGATGTTGCATAAATATTGGTTACACATTACAATTGCAACGATTATCGTGAGTCTATTATCTATAAAAGGATTTCCTATTGCTTTAGGAACATTATATTTGCCTATTTTATTTAAAATCGTGCAATTACAATTAAATTTATCTGAAGGATTAATTGATGATGTGACTGCAAAGCCTTTTATTAAAAGTAATCAGACAGGCGTAATCATAAGTGTAATTTGTTGTATACTTGTCACTGCAATTTTAATGTATACATTAAATGATTTTTATCAAGGGTTATCAGGCTTTTTAGGCATGTTAATTAAATTAAGCCCGGTTACTTTGATATTAAGTATTATATTATATATTTTAAGCGCTATAGCGGTGGTACAAGCTGTTAAAATTAAATTTGAATAGTGCAATTAAATTTTCACCACTTGAGTATATTTCAAGTGGTTTTTTTCATTATGAAACCGTTTTAGTTGTTCATTGCTCATTGAATTTATTTAATGCTATACTTAAGTCAAATAAGCTTATAAGGGGAGAACATCAAATGTCAGTAAGAATTGAACATGATACTTTTGGAGAAATTGAAGTACCAGCGGATAAATATTGGGGCGCTCAAACTGAGAGAAGTAAACGTAATTTCCCAGTAGGTAAAGAACGTATGCCAATTGAAGTGGTGTACGGTTTTGCTCAATTGAAAAGGGGTGCAGCGCTAGCTAACCATGAGCTTGGTAAATTAAGCGACATTAAAAAAGATGCGATTGTTCACGCATGTGACTTAATCTTAAAAGGCGAATTAGATGAACATTTCCCATTAGTTGTATGGCAAACAGGAAGCGGTACTCAAAGTAACATGAATGTAAACGAAGTCGTAAGTTATGTGGCTAATGACTATTTAAAAGAACATGGTAGTGACGAATCAATTCATCCTAATGATGATGTAAATAAGTCACAAAGTTCTAATGATACATTCCCAACAGCAATGCACGTTGCGTTATATCATGAAGTAGAAACTAAATTAGAACCTGCTTTAAAACATTTACGTGATACTTTTAAAGAAAAAGAAGACAAATTCCAATCTATTATTAAAATTGGACGTACACATTTACAAGATGCGACACCAATTAGATTAGGTCAAGAAATCAGTGGTTGGCGCTATATGTTAGATAAATGTGAAGAATTATTATCAGAATCTAAAAAACATATTCTAAACTTAGCAATCGGTGGTACAGCGGTAGGTACAGGAATTAACGCACATCCTGAATTTGGCGATAAAGTAGCGAAATTTATCTCTGAGAATACTGGATATGATTTTGTATCATCTGAGAATAAATTCCACGCTTTAACATCTCATGATGAAGTTGTGCAATTACATGGTACATTAAAAGCTTTAGCGGCTGACTTAATGAAGATCGCCAATGATATAAGATGGTTAGCTTCAGGACCAAGAGCAGGACTTGCTGAAATTTCTATCCCTGAAAATGAACCAGGTTCATCAATCATGCCTGGTAAAGTAAATCCAACACAATGTGAAATGTTAACAATGGTTGCCGTGCAAGTCATGGGTAACGATAGCGTAGTTGGCTTCGCTAGCTCACAAGGTAATTTTGAATTAAATGTATTTAAACCAGTCATTCTGCATAATACATTACAATCAATTTACTTATTAGCTGACGGTATGCAAACATTTAACGATAATTGTGCAGTAGGTATTGAACCAATTGAAGAAAACATTGATAATTACTTAAATCAATCATTAATGCTTGTGACTGCTTTAAACCCACACATCGGTTATGAAAAAGCAGCTCAAATTGCTAAAAAAGCACATAAAGAAGGATTAACATTAAAAGAATCAGCAATTGATTCTGGTTATGTTACTGAAGAACAATTTGAAGAATGGATTAAACCTGAAGATATGGTAGATCCTCACTAATTGCATAGAAATAATAGAGTACCGTTCAGTACAGAACGGTACTCCTTTTTTGCATAATTTTATTAATCGTCTAAATTAACTGAAATGAGTTCTTGAGTAAGTGGGTGTTTAAACTCAATTTGATAACTATTAAGTTCCAATTGTCTTAATTTTGAGTCTCCATATAGTGGATCTCCGATAACAGGGTGACCAATTTCAGCAAGGTGCACACGAATTTGATGCGTACGACCAGTATCAAGTTTAATATCTAATTGACAAACGCCTTCTTTAATCATCTCAGAAGATAAGATATGCGTGATAGCGCGTTGTCCTGTATTTGAAATACGACGCTTATTCGGATGGAATTTATCCTTGCCAATCGGCATATCAATCGTTTGAGGTTTAAGTGGTAATAATGCCTTTACATTCGCTTTATAAATTCTTGTAATTTCATTATCTTCTAACATACGGTCTAGAATCTTCTTCATTAATGGATTTTTAGCCACTATCAATAAACCAACTGTCTCTTGGTCTAAACGATGAATAGGCTCAACATAATCACTATCAACCGTATAAATCACGTGATTCATCAAAGTATTGCTCTCTTTTAAATCATTCGGATGCGTTTTAACTCCTTTAGGCTTCATTACAATCGCTAAATCATCGTCCTCATAGCTAACTTGCGCATATCGATAACTTGGTACGTAATTACTTTTCTCTTTAGGCGTAGGAATGTAAACACTGTCCCCAGTAGATACTTTAGACATAAGTTTAGCGGGCGTGTCATTAATTGTAATTTCTTTAGACATATTAAGTTGATGTAAGTCTTTTTTTGGTAATTTCAACGTTTGAAAGATTTCTCTTAAAGTGAAATCATCATAAGTTTCAGGTATTTTAAATTTCATAGAATCCTCCTATTAAGTACGCATTTATCATATCACATCTTCGTTTCATTGAGCGCTATGAATGATAGCTCTCTTACTGAAATTCATACTAATTATTTAATTTTTTGAAAATGCTTCCCGAACACGTAGCGTTTATTTTAATAATTTTAAAAAATAAAAACAAACTGTATAATGATATAATGCTAATATGAATTTAATTGGAGCGAATAAAATGGAAAAGCCAACTCGTTTAGCGTTATTAAAAGAAATAGCGGAATATCTTAATGAAGAAACAGAGCTCTATAATATGATGAATGGTGCGTTGAAATGCTTAATACAAGGCAGTAATTTCACTACAGGATGGATCTTCTTTATTAATGATGAAGGAGAACATGAGCTAGTAGCAGACGTCTATCTTCCGGGAGCTCTACAGGCTAATCATTGTCAATATATGACGGAAGGTTCGTGTTGGTGTGTAAAAGCATACCATAATCAACGATTGACAAAAGCATCAAATATTATAAACTGTTCAAGAATTAATAAAGCCGCTCAAGCCTATCAAGAAGCCACAGACGATATTACGCACCACGCAACGGTACCACTGCGTTCAGGTGACGAACAATATGGCTTATTAAATGTAGCTACACCTTGTACTACAGAGTATAGTGAGGAAGATTTGGAATTGCTTGAATCAGTC encodes:
- the trmL gene encoding tRNA (uridine(34)/cytosine(34)/5-carboxymethylaminomethyluridine(34)-2'-O)-methyltransferase TrmL translates to MTNHIVLFQPEIPANTGNIARTCAGTNTNLHLIKPLGFSTDDKMLKRAGLDYWEHVNITYHESIEDFFEATDGEYYLLTKFGKQIYSDFNFNKPDTDLFFIFGRETTGLPDWVKEKYADTALRIPMSDHIRSLNLSNTAALLIYEALRQQNFPGLS
- a CDS encoding glucosamine-6-phosphate isomerase, which codes for MAMNFKVFNDVDQVAQFTADIIRKQFNNNPTTIAGLHLERETAPVLDELKKDVDRNPVDFSQVNILDYDDNRSYYEALGVPSGQIYPINLDDDATSLIDDKIKTKENKGKLILQVTSIDEKGSLNVNIRQGLMKAREVVLVITGGQKREFVKKLYEENGKSSFEPADLKVHRMVTVVLDRAAAEGLPEDVKEYFTAHFA
- a CDS encoding SAS053 family protein, whose amino-acid sequence is MSDKKETELNYHEEENAMVQDLDDLKELGKEMEQISEKNDEEKLNQSHDSDVRSDLD
- the fumC gene encoding class II fumarate hydratase, which gives rise to MSVRIEHDTFGEIEVPADKYWGAQTERSKRNFPVGKERMPIEVVYGFAQLKRGAALANHELGKLSDIKKDAIVHACDLILKGELDEHFPLVVWQTGSGTQSNMNVNEVVSYVANDYLKEHGSDESIHPNDDVNKSQSSNDTFPTAMHVALYHEVETKLEPALKHLRDTFKEKEDKFQSIIKIGRTHLQDATPIRLGQEISGWRYMLDKCEELLSESKKHILNLAIGGTAVGTGINAHPEFGDKVAKFISENTGYDFVSSENKFHALTSHDEVVQLHGTLKALAADLMKIANDIRWLASGPRAGLAEISIPENEPGSSIMPGKVNPTQCEMLTMVAVQVMGNDSVVGFASSQGNFELNVFKPVILHNTLQSIYLLADGMQTFNDNCAVGIEPIEENIDNYLNQSLMLVTALNPHIGYEKAAQIAKKAHKEGLTLKESAIDSGYVTEEQFEEWIKPEDMVDPH
- a CDS encoding RluA family pseudouridine synthase, which gives rise to MKFKIPETYDDFTLREIFQTLKLPKKDLHQLNMSKEITINDTPAKLMSKVSTGDSVYIPTPKEKSNYVPSYRYAQVSYEDDDLAIVMKPKGVKTHPNDLKESNTLMNHVIYTVDSDYVEPIHRLDQETVGLLIVAKNPLMKKILDRMLEDNEITRIYKANVKALLPLKPQTIDMPIGKDKFHPNKRRISNTGQRAITHILSSEMIKEGVCQLDIKLDTGRTHQIRVHLAEIGHPVIGDPLYGDSKLRQLELNSYQIEFKHPLTQELISVNLDD